Proteins encoded within one genomic window of Aquarana catesbeiana isolate 2022-GZ linkage group LG03, ASM4218655v1, whole genome shotgun sequence:
- the LG03H5orf24 gene encoding UPF0461 protein C5orf24 homolog isoform X2, with product MFRRQDLPGMHKMMRPVTNNNVTFCGSGKSSCLSQDSMRSVEQFGLYTTQQSKYSHTVSQKSISCQTQETINEAHLQTTTSRDLDTKSDLKKKKTLGRSGKRGRPSGTTKLAGYRTSTGRPLGTTKAAGFKTSPGRPLGTTKAAGYKVSPGRPPGSIKALSRLANLGYTSNNAAFPYPTALNRGLHSVVDTNIKHPVE from the exons ATGTTCAGACGTCAGGATCTGCCTGGAATGCAT AAAATGATGCGTCCTGTCACTAACAATAATGTGACTTTTTGTGGAAGTGGCAAATCTTCTTGCCTCAGCCAAGACAGCATGAGAAGTGTAGAACAGTTTGGCTTGTACACAACCCAGCAGAGCAAATACAGCCATACTGTCAGCCAAAAGTCCATCTCCTGTCAGACACAAGAAACTATAAATGAGGCACATTTGCAGACCACAACCAGCAGAGATCTGGACACAAAAAGtgatttaaagaaaaagaaaaccctTGGGAGGTCTGGAAAGCGTGGAAGACCCTCTGGAACCACCAAACTGGCAGGATACCGAACCAGCACCGGAAGACCTCTGGGGACCACCAAAGCTGCCGGCTTTAAGACAAGTCCTGGCAGACCACTGGGCACAACCAAAGCCGCAGGATACAAAGTCAGCCCAGGGAGACCTCCAGGTAGCATTAAAGCTCTATCACGGCTTGCAAATCTAGGTTACACAAGTAACAATGCAGCTTTCCCCTACCCCACAGCACTTAACAGAGGACTCCATTCTGTTGTGGATACCAATATCAAACACCCTGTTGAGTAA
- the LG03H5orf24 gene encoding UPF0461 protein C5orf24 homolog isoform X1: MFRRQDLPGMHVRESFTCTGVSDPFVLDAQNIKKMMRPVTNNNVTFCGSGKSSCLSQDSMRSVEQFGLYTTQQSKYSHTVSQKSISCQTQETINEAHLQTTTSRDLDTKSDLKKKKTLGRSGKRGRPSGTTKLAGYRTSTGRPLGTTKAAGFKTSPGRPLGTTKAAGYKVSPGRPPGSIKALSRLANLGYTSNNAAFPYPTALNRGLHSVVDTNIKHPVE; this comes from the exons ATGTTCAGACGTCAGGATCTGCCTGGAATGCATGTACGTGAATCCTTTACCTGCACGGGTGTTTCCGATCCATTTGTTCTGGATGCACAAAATATCAAG AAAATGATGCGTCCTGTCACTAACAATAATGTGACTTTTTGTGGAAGTGGCAAATCTTCTTGCCTCAGCCAAGACAGCATGAGAAGTGTAGAACAGTTTGGCTTGTACACAACCCAGCAGAGCAAATACAGCCATACTGTCAGCCAAAAGTCCATCTCCTGTCAGACACAAGAAACTATAAATGAGGCACATTTGCAGACCACAACCAGCAGAGATCTGGACACAAAAAGtgatttaaagaaaaagaaaaccctTGGGAGGTCTGGAAAGCGTGGAAGACCCTCTGGAACCACCAAACTGGCAGGATACCGAACCAGCACCGGAAGACCTCTGGGGACCACCAAAGCTGCCGGCTTTAAGACAAGTCCTGGCAGACCACTGGGCACAACCAAAGCCGCAGGATACAAAGTCAGCCCAGGGAGACCTCCAGGTAGCATTAAAGCTCTATCACGGCTTGCAAATCTAGGTTACACAAGTAACAATGCAGCTTTCCCCTACCCCACAGCACTTAACAGAGGACTCCATTCTGTTGTGGATACCAATATCAAACACCCTGTTGAGTAA
- the LG03H5orf24 gene encoding UPF0461 protein C5orf24 homolog isoform X3 has protein sequence MFRRQDLPGMHVRESFTCTGVSDPFVLDAQNIKKMMRPVTNNNVTFCGSGKSSCLSQDSMRSVEQFGLYTTQQSKYSHTVSQKSISCQTQETINEAHLQTTTSRDLDTKSDLKKKKTLGRSGKRGRPSGTTKLAGYRTSTGRPLGTTKAAGFKTSPGRPLGTTKAAGYKVSPGRPPGKKQQAFMCSSEA, from the exons ATGTTCAGACGTCAGGATCTGCCTGGAATGCATGTACGTGAATCCTTTACCTGCACGGGTGTTTCCGATCCATTTGTTCTGGATGCACAAAATATCAAG AAAATGATGCGTCCTGTCACTAACAATAATGTGACTTTTTGTGGAAGTGGCAAATCTTCTTGCCTCAGCCAAGACAGCATGAGAAGTGTAGAACAGTTTGGCTTGTACACAACCCAGCAGAGCAAATACAGCCATACTGTCAGCCAAAAGTCCATCTCCTGTCAGACACAAGAAACTATAAATGAGGCACATTTGCAGACCACAACCAGCAGAGATCTGGACACAAAAAGtgatttaaagaaaaagaaaaccctTGGGAGGTCTGGAAAGCGTGGAAGACCCTCTGGAACCACCAAACTGGCAGGATACCGAACCAGCACCGGAAGACCTCTGGGGACCACCAAAGCTGCCGGCTTTAAGACAAGTCCTGGCAGACCACTGGGCACAACCAAAGCCGCAGGATACAAAGTCAGCCCAGGGAGACCTCCAG GAAAAAAGCAGCAAGCCTTCATGTGTTCCAGCGAAGCATAA